The nucleotide window TCCGCATGTTCCATAGGGGCGCGCCGCACCACCTGCGGCCACCCCGTTCCCTCCGCGAAATCGAAACACGCCGCATAGGCGGCGGGTATATCGTTCACGCCGAGAGGGGGAAAGAACCGTTTATGATTTTCATACTCGGTCTTTATCAGAATTCCGCCGTCCCACTCCGAAAACTCGACGGGACGGAATTTGGCCCATATATAAAGGTTGCCGAATAATAATTCTGAAACCCCCGTAGGATTATCCGAGACCAGCTTATCGAAAAAGCGTTTATCTCTCCATTCGAGGGGCTTCCAATCCCGAATCATTCAATCCTCCGGTTTATACCCTGCACCGGACGTAATTAGAATGAGCCGCGGATTTCCAAACTCTCGATGAGAGTCTTATAACGTTCGACATCGATACTGTGCAGGTAACGGAGCAGGCGTTTCCGCTGTCCGACCAGCTTCATCAGGCCGCGCTTTGAATTATTGTCGTTCTTGAAGTCTTTGAAGTGACGGGTCAGGTTATTGATCCTTGTCGTCAGGAGCGCAATCTGAACCTCGGGAGACCCGGTGTCCCCGTCGTGCTTCGCGTACTTGTCCATAACAGCTTTTTTGTCCGAACTTGTAATCGGCATTTTTTCCTCCGTGCCGGAATTATTACCCGTCGATAGGGTTGGTACCCTAAAAACAGGCTCTCGTTTTAGAACTATTATTATAACGGGTAAACCCTAATTATTCAACAAATGAGCCCGATTTTGTGCCGCGCACCCTAATTCCGTAATTTTATTAAGGGCGGTGGCGGGTTCTAAAAA belongs to Brevinematales bacterium and includes:
- the rpsO gene encoding 30S ribosomal protein S15 — encoded protein: MPITSSDKKAVMDKYAKHDGDTGSPEVQIALLTTRINNLTRHFKDFKNDNNSKRGLMKLVGQRKRLLRYLHSIDVERYKTLIESLEIRGSF